In a single window of the Drosophila subpulchrella strain 33 F10 #4 breed RU33 chromosome X, RU_Dsub_v1.1 Primary Assembly, whole genome shotgun sequence genome:
- the LOC119557348 gene encoding uncharacterized protein LOC119557348 yields MRIKMPAVRIAQDSDSTENDAVATQDILTCGACQKAFALSDILKFIQHKVLQCNKENYGQCATQNPQMDRDAEEGRPLSLVNRRPSISAPISGRKSAPASAAAAVAAAAAAAAAAAAAAAAAASSTASGSRIHTPPPSPADLLADGASSTPKRLVDENDNTTPKDSETGATTLDSNAAPSSPAAIERQSSGDSSCEMEEQDRQDQQAKVKQEPYEEEGLNHHHHHDDEEEEEEERSLAKRPKMELVDAEANTVHTEPSNYTCSTCKTRYTSAWRLIQHVQHSHGVKIYVESPGGGGGGATLTVATPAALNSSALALAAAAAAAASASGLASPQPAVSPNPNSNPHPNTASQSAGKRSSPVAAGSAILSNNSVSSTCSNSLVNTSGGSISNTSSIGSPQQQQQQQQQLQLQQQQQQQAQQQQQRVQQQQRENLASAMAAGMRHHPLLPPPEAMHANPFQLLRMPLPPALAQAGNVVPTVAPLFGRPSPADHYRMEQLVSEQFRHHGFNLAAAAAAAQAQFNANGQVVPGSVEPRPPSSSSSGSQRGSVPPAALPPPSLSSQQQQQQQQQQQSVQQQQQTAQQQQQQSVQQAQQQQQQQITPGLVGGAGGSLKLEPQQMDFYSQRLRQLAGTTSPGAGSTVNSSSPSPRQKQSPHFASPSPSQQQQQQQQQQQQLQQQQQQQQLAAIPRPHSLTPPEKLGDGSSENGSLGLILASTPRSASTPPSKTADVLLQEPANCYACSYCDKKFRFENNLIIHQRTHTGEKPYKCTACDFECSHIQKLMKHMRVHRSPADEQDNQDNQDDGSNADSLETNEADNDEDPNPDESEEEMGDGDNDPDGDGDLDGEDEDEDELEECEDMDYKAEDLSVSNRIDGKSQSPKTTSSGATSLVGELMDKFGLSNIAQYSEAYKQALQESGRKEAAAAAAAAAAAADNNNRGAGAPLSDKLNGLPVAALRLRDEFAKNCNMFQQPQDGGAPSQVPLFNPFPNPFELSKRMKMDGGDWWGMSQALHRNEALFENLKLKPLGLGGANSLIQGPLLKKESRQRNDTCEFCGKVFKNCSNLTVHRRSHTGEKPYKCELCSYACAQSSKLTRHMKTHGRTGKDVYRCRFCDMPFSVPSTLEKHMRKCVVNQGKAAAAANAVAAAQAAQAAAQHIQAAAQQAQAVQAQAVQAQAAQQSAAAAQQQQQLSPMGVVGYPPQFVGGHNLSLPGSVSGDNDSNASSSMTGVHPISLKEEA; encoded by the exons ATTCCGACTCCACAGAGAACGATGCCGTGGCCACACAGGACATCCTCACGTGCGGCGCCTGCCAGAAGGCGTTCGCCCTCTCGGACATTCTCAAGTTCATCCAGCACAAGGTGCTGCAGTGCAACAAGGAGAACTACGGCCAGTGCGCCACCCAGAATCCGCAGATGGATCGCGACGCGGAGGAGGGTCGTCCGCTCAGCCTCGTCAACCGCCGCCCCTCGATCTCCGCCCCCATTTCCGGTCGCAAGTCCGCTCCCGCGTCGGCGGCAGCAGCGGTcgcggcggcagcggcagcggctgcagcagcggcggcagcagcggcggcggcggccagCAGCACGGCCAGCGGCTCCAGGATACACACACCACCACCGAGTCCGGCGGACCTGCTGGCCGACGGAGCCAGCAGCACGCCCAAGCGGCTAGTAGATG AAAACGACAATACCACGCCCAAGGACAGCGAGACGGGCGCCACCACCCTCGACTCGAATGCCGCCCCCTCCAGTCCGGCGGCCATCGAGCGCCAGTCCTCCGGCGACAGCAGCTGCGAGATGGAGGAGCAGGATCGGCAGGATCAGCAGGCCAAGGTCAAGCAGGAGCCCTACGAGGAGGAGGGTCTCAACCATCACCATCACCAcgacgacgaggaggaggaggaggaggagcggTCGCTGGCCAAGCGGCCCAAAATGGAGCTGGTCGATGCCGAGGCCAATACAGTCCACACAG AACCCAGCAACTACACGTGCTCCACGTGCAAAACCCGCTACACCTCCGCCTGGCGCCTCATCCAGCATGTCCAGCACTCGCACGGCGTGAAGATCTACGTGGAGAGTCCCGGAGGAGGTGGTGGAGGAGCCACCCTGACGGTGGCCACGCCCGCCGCCCTCAACAGCAGTGCTCTGGCCTtggccgccgccgctgccgctgccgcttcCGCTTCCGGTTTGGCGAGTCCACAGCCAGCAGTTAGCCCCAATCCCAATTCGAATCCGCATCCCAATACCGCATCTCAATCGGCGGGCAAAAGGAGCAGTCCGGTGGCAGCCGGATCGGCCATTCTGTCCAACAACTCGGTTAGCTCCACTTGCTCCAATTCGCTGGTCAACACCAGCGGTGGCAGCatcagcaacaccagcagcattggctcaccgcagcagcagcagcagcagcagcaacagttgcagctgcaacagcagcagcagcagcaggcacagcagcaacagcagcgtgtgcagcagcaacagcggGAGAATCTGGCCTCCGCCATGGCCGCCGGCATGCGTCATCATccgctgctgccgccgccggAGGCGATGCATGCCAATCCCTTCCAGCTGCTGCGGATGCCACTGCCGCCAGCGTTGGCCCAGGCCGGAAATGTAGTTCCTACGGTGGCGCCGCTCTTCGGACGCCCCTCGCCCGCCGATCACTACCGCATGGAGCAGCTGGTCAGCGAGCAGTTCCGCCACCATGGCTTCAATCTGGCCGCCGCCGCTGCGGCCGCTCAGGCGCAGTTCAATGCCAATGGGCAGGTGGTGCCCGGTTCGGTAGAGCCTCGTCCCCCATCCTCCAGCAGCTCAGGCAGCCAGAGGGGATCGGTGCCACCGGCAGCATTGCCGCCACCATCGCTCAGctcccagcagcagcagcagcaacagcaacagcagcaatccgtgcagcagcagcaacaaactgcacagcagcaacagcagcagagtGTGCAGCAggcgcaacagcagcagcagcagcagatcaCACCTGGTTTGGTGGGCGGAGCAGGTGGCTCCCTGAAGTTGGAACCCCAGCAGATGGATTTTTACTCGCAGCGATTGCGTCAGCTTGCGGGCACAACAAGCCCTGGAGCTGGCAGCACTGTTAACTCGAGCTCGCCGAGTCCTCGACAGAAGCAATCGCCGCATTTCGCGAGCCCCTCGCCctcgcagcagcaacagcaacagcagcagcagcaacagcagttgcaacagcagcagcagcaacagcaactggCAGCAATCCCGCGACCCCATTCCCTAACTCCGCCCGAGAAACTGGGTGATGGCAGCTCAGAGAACGGCAGCCTGGGCCTAATCCTGGCCAGCACTCCGCGTTCGGCCAGCACGCCACCCTCAAAGACCGCCGATGTGCTGCTCCAGGAGCCGGCCAATTGCTATGCCTGCAGCTACTGCGACAAGAAGTTCCGCTTCGAGAACAACCTGATCATCCACCAGAGGACCCACACCGGCGAGAAGCCCTACAAGTGCACCGCCTGCGACTTCGAGTGCTCGCACATCCAGAAGCTGATGAAGCACATGCGGGTGCATCGCAGTCCGGCGGATGAGCAGGACAACCAGGATAACCAGGACGATGGCAGCAATGCCGATTCGCTGGAAACGAATGAGGCGGACAACGATGAGGATCCCAATCCCGATGAGTCCGAGGAGGAGATGGGCGATGGTGACAATGATCCGGATGGCGATGGTGATCTCGATGGTGAGGATGAGGACGAGGATGAGCTGGAGGAGTGCGAGGACATGGACTACAAGGCGGAGGACCTCAGTGTGAGCAATCGCATTGATGGCAAGAGCCAGAGTCCCAAGACGACGAGCTCGGGAGCCACCTCGCTGGTGGGCGAACTGATGGACAAGTTCGGTCTGTCGAACATTGCCCAGTACAGTGAGGCCTACAAGCAGGCGCTGCAGGAGTCCGGACGCAAGGAGgcagccgctgccgccgccgccgcagctgcagctgctgaCAACAATAATCGCGGAGCGGGTGCCCCATTGAGTGACAAGCTGAACGGTCTGCCGGTCGCTGCACTGCGTCTGCGAGATGAGTTCGCCAAGAACTGCAACATGTTCCAGCAGCCGCAGGATGGCGGGGCACCCTCGCAGGTCCCCCTATTCAATCCCTTTCCCAATCCCTTCGAGCTGAGCAAGCGCATGAAGATGGACGGTGGCGATTGGTGGGGCATGTCGCAGGCCCTGCACCGAAATGAGGCGCTCTTCGAGAACCTCAAGCTGAAGCCGCTGGGCCTGGGCGGAGCCAACTCGCTGATCCAGGGACCGCTGCTCAAGAAGGAGAGCCGCCAGCGCAACGACACCTGCGAGTTCTGCGGCAAGGTGTTCAAGAACTGCTCCAACCTGACCGTTCACCGGCGCAGTCACACCGGCGAGAAGCCCTACAAGTGTGAGCTGTGCTCTTACGCCTGCGCCCAGAGCTCCAAGCTGACGCGGCACATGAAGACGCACGGGCGGACCGGGAAGGATGTGTACCGCTGCCGCTTCTGTGACATGCCCTTCAGCGTGCCCTCGACGCTGGAGAAGCATATGCGCAAGTGTGTGGTCAATCAGGGCAAGGCGGCGGCGGCTGCCAATGCGGTGGCCGCTGCTCAGGCGGCCCAGGCTGCCGCCCAGCACATTCAGGCCGCCGCCCAGCAGGCGCAAGCGGTCCAGGCTCAGGCGGTTCAGGCCCAGGCGGCCCAGCAGTCGGCGGCAGcagcgcagcagcagcagcaactgtcGCCCATGGGCGTCGTTGGCTATCCGCCGCAGTTCGTCGGCGGTCACAACCTCTCACTGCCGGGCAGCGTGAGCGGGGACAACGACTCCAATGCCTCCTCCAGCATGACCGGCGTCCATCCCATTTCGCTGAAGGAGGAGGCATGA